Proteins found in one Methanothermobacter thermautotrophicus genomic segment:
- a CDS encoding class II glutamine amidotransferase, which yields MGITFKDESEYRWLWDLLRDINQRGTFNCLLSDGRHLFCYHDHAGYNGLCQLHRRAPYDKVKLLDDDYEINLAHEKRPDQEGYIIASNPLTNEKWEEFHEGELRVYRDGKLVYISRE from the coding sequence ATGGGGATTACATTCAAGGATGAATCAGAATACAGGTGGCTATGGGACCTCCTGAGGGATATAAACCAGCGCGGAACATTCAACTGCCTTCTATCCGATGGCAGGCATCTCTTCTGTTACCATGACCATGCCGGATACAATGGTCTCTGCCAGCTGCACCGAAGGGCACCCTATGATAAAGTGAAACTCCTGGACGATGATTACGAGATAAACCTTGCCCATGAGAAAAGACCCGACCAGGAGGGCTACATCATCGCAAGCAATCCTCTGACCAATGAAAAATGGGAAGAATTCCATGAGGGTGAACTGAGGGTCTACAGGGATGGTAAACTGGTATACATCTCCAGAGAATAG